From Streptomyces sp. CMB-StM0423, a single genomic window includes:
- a CDS encoding carbon-nitrogen hydrolase family protein, which produces MLATVAQFAATTDKAANLDAAAGLVATAAARGSDLVVLPENSMYANPDPQAETASQAEAIDGPFATAIGALAKEHGVAIVAGMTEAAAGAGKPSNTVLAVDRGGEQFGVYRKVHLYDAFGYRESDRIQPQPAKALTFTLDGLTVGVMTCYDLRFPEMARFLVDAGAEAIVVPAAWVTGPVKEDHWTTLLRARAIENTVYVLGCGQTGPVSCGQSAIVDPMGQIAASAGEAPGVASAVLDAARVAEVRVKNPSLANRRFSVSFG; this is translated from the coding sequence ATGCTCGCCACCGTCGCCCAGTTCGCCGCCACCACCGACAAGGCCGCCAACCTCGACGCCGCCGCGGGACTCGTCGCCACCGCCGCCGCGCGCGGCTCCGACCTCGTCGTCCTCCCCGAGAACTCGATGTACGCCAACCCCGACCCGCAGGCCGAGACGGCGAGCCAGGCCGAGGCGATCGACGGTCCGTTCGCCACCGCGATCGGCGCGCTGGCCAAGGAGCACGGCGTCGCGATCGTCGCCGGCATGACGGAGGCCGCGGCCGGCGCCGGCAAGCCCAGCAACACCGTCCTGGCCGTGGACCGCGGCGGCGAGCAGTTCGGCGTGTACCGCAAGGTGCACCTCTACGACGCCTTCGGCTACCGGGAGTCGGACCGCATCCAGCCGCAGCCCGCCAAGGCGCTGACCTTCACCCTCGACGGCCTCACCGTCGGCGTCATGACCTGCTACGACCTCCGCTTCCCCGAGATGGCCCGGTTCCTGGTCGACGCCGGCGCCGAGGCGATCGTCGTCCCCGCCGCGTGGGTCACCGGTCCGGTCAAGGAGGACCACTGGACCACGCTGCTGCGGGCCCGGGCGATCGAGAACACCGTCTACGTCCTCGGCTGCGGCCAGACGGGGCCCGTCTCGTGTGGGCAGAGCGCCATCGTCGACCCCATGGGCCAGATCGCCGCCTCCGCCGGCGAGGCGCCCGGGGTGGCGTCCGCGGTCCTGGACGCGGCGCGGGTCGCGGAGGTGCGGGTGAAGAACCCGAGCCTGGCCAACCGCCGCTTCTCCGTGTCCTTCGGCTGA
- a CDS encoding GntR family transcriptional regulator, protein MSVDEDGRAVTARARAYEWVKEAILLGRYPEGSFLEEKVLSLAAGVSRTPVREALHRLAAEGFLDLLPRRGAQVRRVTVAEMIETYEMRQVLEIHGFRTLCDKRLEIPARQAGLLAQMGDTELLARCRAGDREAIAEHGKLDFQFHFGFVRATGNTVLTDLFRSLQPRHQRIGVSAITIRPERLPLIMREHHALLDSLGGYEFETAARTIRTHLNPDQTVVAHLD, encoded by the coding sequence GTGTCAGTCGACGAGGACGGCCGTGCGGTGACGGCGCGGGCGCGGGCGTACGAGTGGGTCAAGGAGGCGATCCTGCTGGGGCGCTACCCCGAGGGGTCGTTCCTGGAGGAGAAGGTCCTTTCCCTGGCCGCGGGGGTGTCGCGGACGCCGGTGCGCGAAGCGCTGCACCGGCTGGCCGCCGAGGGGTTCCTCGACCTGCTGCCGCGGCGCGGCGCGCAGGTCAGGCGCGTCACCGTGGCCGAGATGATCGAGACGTACGAGATGCGCCAGGTGCTGGAGATCCACGGCTTCCGCACCCTGTGCGACAAGCGGCTGGAGATCCCCGCCCGGCAGGCCGGACTGCTCGCGCAGATGGGGGACACGGAGCTGCTGGCGCGCTGCCGCGCCGGCGACCGCGAGGCGATCGCCGAGCACGGCAAGCTCGACTTCCAGTTCCACTTCGGCTTCGTCCGGGCCACCGGCAACACCGTGCTGACCGACCTGTTCCGCAGCCTCCAGCCGCGGCACCAGCGCATCGGGGTCTCGGCGATAACGATCCGCCCCGAGCGGCTGCCGCTCATCATGCGCGAGCACCACGCGCTGCTGGACTCCCTCGGCGGGTATGAGTTCGAGACCGCCGCCCGGACGATCCGCACCCACCTGAACCCCGACCAGACGGTGGTCGCGCACCTGGACTGA
- a CDS encoding GTP-binding protein codes for MSDYAISDDSFVPLKIVIAGGFGVGKTTMVGAVSEIPPLTTEETLTAASVDHDSLDGVPEKDATTVAMDFGRITLTAHHLMLLLFGTPGQKRFWFMWDHLASGAIGAVVLADTRRLADCFAAVEYFERRGLPFVVGVNEFDDAYHYTPEEVKAALHLRSDTPVMCCDARATSSARSLLIRLVEHAHARSVAARAGAPAEPEPATGAASASESAQPVPTSPPRSPA; via the coding sequence TTGTCGGACTACGCAATCTCTGACGACTCCTTCGTCCCGCTGAAGATCGTGATAGCCGGCGGGTTCGGGGTCGGGAAGACCACGATGGTCGGTGCGGTGAGCGAGATCCCGCCGCTGACGACCGAGGAGACCCTGACCGCCGCGAGCGTCGACCACGACAGTCTGGACGGGGTGCCGGAGAAGGACGCGACCACCGTCGCGATGGACTTCGGCCGCATCACCCTCACCGCGCACCACTTGATGCTGCTGCTGTTCGGCACGCCGGGCCAGAAGCGGTTCTGGTTCATGTGGGACCACCTCGCGAGCGGCGCCATCGGCGCCGTCGTCCTCGCCGACACCCGGCGGCTCGCGGACTGCTTCGCGGCCGTCGAGTACTTCGAGCGGCGCGGCCTGCCCTTCGTGGTGGGCGTCAACGAGTTCGACGACGCCTACCACTACACCCCGGAAGAGGTGAAGGCCGCGCTCCATCTGCGCAGCGACACCCCCGTGATGTGCTGCGACGCCCGCGCCACCAGCTCGGCGCGCAGCCTGCTGATCAGGCTGGTCGAGCACGCGCACGCGCGGTCCGTGGCGGCCAGGGCCGGGGCCCCGGCGGAACCGGAGCCCGCGACCGGGGCAGCGTCCGCGTCCGAGTCCGCACAGCCCGTGCCCACCTCCCCACCGAGGAGCCCCGCATGA
- a CDS encoding acyl-CoA dehydrogenase family protein — translation MDGYFLTERHIRLREEVRAYAEREVRPRIAGMEESRSVQFELSRDIARQGWLGVTVEAEYGGMDMGHLAKTIVIEELSRVSAAMGAMVQASQLGVAKIVHFGSAVQKKTWLPLVSAGVCMPTIAVTEPTSGSHVLGMSASAERVGDEYIVNGRKVFVGNSHVGDLHGVVVRTGPGSKGLSALLVEADRPGCTLGPHRPSMGLHGFSFGEVIFDNCRVPVSNLLGQEGDGLSVAYSSSILYGRPNLTAVALGIHQALVSETTAFAARQIRYGKPLAELGTVKQRLGEMQSRLMTARLAAYHATHLLDRGLPCDAELQNAKLVNVESALDSARTAMEVHGACGLYPEMSVERYLRDAYHVLPPAGTSDVQRLRLAEVALGADHEPWSTRLAPHSVQPV, via the coding sequence ATGGACGGTTACTTCCTCACGGAGCGTCATATACGTCTCAGGGAGGAGGTCCGCGCCTACGCGGAGCGCGAGGTCCGCCCCCGTATCGCGGGAATGGAGGAGTCGCGGAGCGTGCAGTTCGAGCTGTCCCGCGACATCGCCCGGCAGGGCTGGCTCGGCGTCACCGTCGAGGCCGAGTACGGCGGGATGGACATGGGGCACCTCGCCAAAACGATCGTGATCGAAGAGCTTTCGCGCGTGAGCGCCGCCATGGGCGCGATGGTGCAGGCGTCGCAGCTCGGTGTCGCCAAGATCGTGCACTTCGGCAGCGCCGTCCAGAAGAAGACCTGGCTGCCGCTGGTATCCGCCGGCGTCTGCATGCCGACCATAGCCGTCACGGAACCCACCTCGGGCAGCCATGTGCTGGGGATGTCGGCGAGCGCGGAGCGCGTCGGGGACGAATACATCGTCAACGGCCGCAAGGTGTTCGTCGGCAACAGCCACGTCGGTGATCTCCACGGCGTCGTCGTGCGCACAGGACCGGGCTCCAAGGGCCTCTCGGCACTGCTGGTGGAGGCCGACCGCCCCGGCTGCACGCTGGGCCCGCACCGGCCCTCCATGGGCCTGCACGGCTTCAGCTTCGGCGAGGTGATCTTCGACAACTGCCGGGTGCCGGTGTCGAACCTGCTGGGGCAGGAGGGCGACGGGCTCTCGGTCGCGTACTCCTCCAGCATCCTGTACGGCAGGCCCAACCTCACCGCCGTCGCCCTGGGCATCCACCAGGCGCTCGTGTCGGAGACCACCGCCTTCGCCGCGCGGCAGATCCGCTACGGCAAGCCGCTGGCCGAACTGGGCACCGTCAAGCAGCGGCTGGGCGAGATGCAGTCGCGGCTGATGACGGCCAGGCTGGCCGCGTACCACGCGACGCATCTGCTGGACCGCGGGCTGCCGTGCGACGCCGAGCTGCAGAACGCCAAGCTGGTCAACGTCGAGTCCGCGCTCGACTCGGCCCGTACGGCGATGGAGGTGCACGGCGCCTGCGGGCTCTACCCGGAGATGTCCGTGGAGCGGTATCTGCGCGACGCGTACCACGTGTTACCGCCGGCGGGCACCTCCGACGTGCAGCGGCTGCGGCTGGCGGAGGTGGCGCTCGGCGCGGACCACGAGCCGTGGTCGACGCGCCTCGCGCCGCACTCCGTCCAGCCGGTCTGA
- a CDS encoding NAD(P)/FAD-dependent oxidoreductase, which yields MVIGAGVIGTALAAQLGSGGQRSGGRRADGAVQVSLLDGGEPAAGTTASSMAWINAHSKTPRHYHELAVSGMRAHAALVRATGPAAYADRGGGAAGGPGWYRPGGALRWASGGAALGQLRRTVARLRDWGYAAEWIPVPRARELEPALRLEDAAQVAYFPDEAAVDPRPFVAHLLATARARGVHVRTGEAARVVAIDTAGGRVRGVRCAGGETVQADVAVCCAGWRTPAVAALAGAYVPLVPGDAPGSEAPTLLAHLRPDAAAGPPLTRMVLSPRLHARPLAGGRVYLEALDLNDEVDQHTPAERVTALARELHARARDLLPGLAGTARLADARVCTRPLPPDDNSIVGPLAGAEGLYTVVTHSGMTLSLRLGELVARELLTGRDAPELAPYRPSRFVRP from the coding sequence GTGGTGATCGGTGCAGGCGTGATCGGTACGGCGCTGGCGGCGCAACTCGGCAGCGGGGGACAGCGGAGCGGGGGACGGCGGGCGGACGGCGCCGTGCAGGTGTCGCTGCTCGACGGCGGCGAACCGGCGGCGGGGACCACGGCAAGCTCGATGGCCTGGATCAACGCCCACTCCAAGACCCCGCGGCACTATCACGAGTTGGCGGTCTCGGGCATGCGCGCCCACGCCGCCCTCGTACGGGCCACAGGACCCGCCGCCTACGCGGACAGGGGAGGCGGTGCCGCCGGCGGACCCGGCTGGTACCGCCCCGGCGGTGCCCTGCGGTGGGCCTCCGGCGGTGCCGCGCTCGGCCAGCTCCGCCGGACCGTCGCCCGGCTGCGCGACTGGGGGTACGCCGCGGAGTGGATCCCCGTGCCCCGCGCCCGGGAGCTGGAGCCCGCGTTACGTCTCGAAGACGCCGCCCAGGTCGCGTACTTCCCCGACGAGGCCGCCGTCGACCCGCGGCCCTTCGTCGCCCACCTCCTGGCCACCGCCCGCGCGCGCGGCGTCCACGTCCGTACCGGCGAGGCCGCCCGCGTCGTGGCCATCGACACCGCCGGCGGCCGGGTGCGCGGCGTGCGCTGCGCCGGGGGCGAGACGGTGCAGGCGGACGTCGCGGTGTGCTGCGCCGGGTGGCGGACCCCGGCGGTCGCGGCGCTGGCCGGGGCGTACGTGCCGCTGGTGCCCGGCGACGCGCCGGGATCCGAGGCGCCGACGCTGCTGGCCCACCTCCGGCCGGATGCCGCCGCGGGACCGCCGCTGACCCGCATGGTGCTCAGCCCGCGGCTGCACGCCCGCCCGCTCGCCGGCGGGCGCGTCTACCTGGAGGCGCTGGACCTCAACGACGAGGTGGACCAGCACACGCCCGCCGAGCGCGTCACCGCGCTCGCCCGCGAACTCCACGCCCGCGCCCGCGACCTGCTGCCCGGCCTCGCCGGCACCGCCCGGCTCGCCGACGCCCGGGTCTGCACCCGCCCGCTGCCGCCGGACGACAACTCCATCGTCGGCCCGCTCGCCGGGGCCGAGGGGCTCTACACCGTGGTGACGCACAGCGGCATGACCCTGTCCCTGCGGCTGGGGGAGCTGGTGGCACGGGAGTTGCTCACCGGCCGGGACGCGCCGGAGCTTGCGCCGTACCGGCCCTCCCGGTTCGTACGCCCCTAG
- a CDS encoding HpcH/HpaI aldolase family protein, which translates to MPPRTTDRRREYAAWLSDPSFATAEIVAATGYGAVVLDIEHGAFDLADLERFIPFLRRLDLDVLAKVLGPERGPIQQALDFGATAVVVPHVESAAHAAEVCSYGKFPPLGDRSFAGGRTAGYGGFDDDWIARQDRETRVYPMIEDAGAIEEIGKILDLPVVDGVFVGPSDLSMRRARGAYTRSEADFADLAAIADAARTAGKPWVLPAWSAAEKAFALAHGADQLVLTMQHGALLAGFGAAVAETDALAGRS; encoded by the coding sequence ATGCCCCCGCGCACGACCGACCGCCGGCGCGAATACGCCGCCTGGCTGTCCGACCCGAGTTTCGCCACCGCCGAGATCGTGGCGGCCACCGGGTACGGCGCCGTGGTGCTCGACATCGAGCACGGCGCCTTCGACCTCGCCGATCTGGAGCGGTTCATCCCGTTCCTGCGCCGGCTCGACCTCGACGTGCTCGCCAAGGTGCTCGGCCCCGAACGCGGCCCGATCCAGCAGGCGCTGGACTTCGGCGCCACCGCCGTCGTCGTGCCGCACGTGGAGAGCGCGGCGCACGCCGCCGAGGTCTGCTCGTACGGCAAGTTCCCGCCGCTGGGGGACCGCAGCTTCGCGGGCGGCAGGACCGCGGGCTACGGCGGGTTCGACGACGACTGGATCGCCCGGCAGGACCGCGAGACCCGGGTCTACCCGATGATCGAGGACGCCGGGGCCATCGAGGAGATCGGGAAGATCCTCGACCTGCCGGTGGTCGACGGGGTGTTCGTCGGCCCCAGCGACCTGTCGATGCGCCGCGCGCGCGGCGCGTACACGCGGAGCGAGGCGGACTTCGCGGACCTCGCGGCCATCGCGGACGCCGCCCGGACGGCCGGCAAGCCGTGGGTGCTGCCGGCCTGGTCGGCGGCGGAGAAGGCATTCGCGCTCGCGCACGGCGCCGACCAACTGGTGCTGACCATGCAGCACGGCGCGCTGCTGGCCGGCTTCGGCGCCGCGGTCGCCGAGACCGACGCGCTGGCCGGGCGTAGCTGA
- a CDS encoding GAF domain-containing protein, with amino-acid sequence MTTFDHHTARHLMTDGEQDQELERRKQRLHELGLGDNPDPEFDAFAARLAEGAASLAQLGGTPYAMVNLITDHQYFTGLYAPPADWADPSLAEQPGKPEVSRIMDRDHGYCPHVVGRRTALVLPDVCAYPRFAGNPVVDQIGIRTYMGAPLIDPVTDVTLGTVCVVDTEPRPWGRQAQEGLEFIKTQARSLMEILEERSRGRAAS; translated from the coding sequence ATGACGACCTTCGACCACCACACCGCCCGCCATCTGATGACCGACGGGGAGCAGGACCAGGAGCTGGAGCGGCGCAAACAGCGGCTGCACGAACTCGGCCTGGGCGACAACCCCGACCCGGAGTTCGACGCCTTCGCCGCCCGGCTCGCCGAGGGCGCCGCGTCGCTGGCCCAACTGGGCGGGACCCCGTATGCGATGGTCAACCTCATCACCGACCACCAGTACTTCACCGGCCTGTACGCGCCGCCCGCCGACTGGGCCGACCCCAGCCTCGCCGAGCAGCCGGGCAAGCCGGAGGTCAGCCGGATCATGGACCGCGACCACGGCTACTGCCCGCACGTCGTCGGCCGGCGCACCGCGCTGGTGCTGCCCGACGTGTGCGCGTACCCCCGCTTCGCGGGCAACCCGGTGGTGGACCAGATCGGCATCCGCACCTACATGGGCGCGCCGCTCATCGACCCGGTGACCGACGTGACGCTCGGCACCGTGTGCGTGGTGGACACCGAGCCGCGCCCGTGGGGCCGGCAGGCCCAGGAGGGCCTGGAGTTCATCAAGACCCAGGCCCGTTCGCTGATGGAGATCCTCGAAGAGCGCAGCCGGGGCCGGGCGGCGAGCTGA
- a CDS encoding sensor histidine kinase: protein MSDHPAPAGNDGPRQGRFPSRRRRAGRALRARLWRVTLLPVTAALLVGGATTYGALIGGSTSAETRMIIGAGVLAVVGITVLAILRIGALADALDAEEDGRTERNLELTALLEAAQGELLRLVDQAQRGERPEPDPLSLSSPSATGYAPVGGGAPTARAAADVTPETVERLVHATVHAALKAVVDVSSRGRIEVFVNLARRLQNLVIRSLDELDGLEKQVEDPDLLHGLFQLDHLVTRLRRQVESLAILGGAVPRRISRPMPVNAVLRSAVSEVEDYGRVKLVPPMTGVLEGAVAPDVIHLIAELVENAAGFSPPETKVELRVEPAAAGLVVEIDDRGLGLQSDTQDRMNTLLSRATPQVVDEQIKDGRIGLLVVAHLARRHRIPVQLQRNVYGGCRATVLLPNALLMDPEEKGKRAAAAATREPQSAAAAPQPQAAAIAAPQPAVLADGAAERRPAAVGSAAPASLPAGSANGVARQRQPGAAEINGASQSTAAYEATGGHRIPGGPETTGTYQITGAQEITGSHDILGAYDHTPAYDGTEYESTTPYENTAAHERTPAHPAPAAGHPDATPHTTDPVAGYTPRHAAPPPAAPAPAPGQRPPLPERSGSHLVPELRREPGVPGAAPGAAAPAPSSPLNTGLMASFTAGSRAAEDGGQRAADYPEEPAGPAPTHQHRSTEGPSS, encoded by the coding sequence ATGTCCGACCACCCCGCTCCCGCCGGGAACGACGGCCCCCGCCAGGGCCGGTTCCCCTCCCGGCGGCGCCGCGCGGGCCGCGCCCTGCGCGCCCGGCTCTGGCGGGTCACGCTGCTGCCGGTGACCGCCGCGCTGCTGGTGGGCGGCGCCACCACGTACGGCGCGCTCATAGGCGGGTCGACGAGCGCCGAGACCCGCATGATCATCGGTGCCGGAGTGCTGGCCGTGGTGGGCATCACGGTCCTGGCGATACTCCGCATCGGCGCGCTCGCCGACGCGCTCGACGCCGAGGAAGACGGCCGCACGGAACGCAACCTGGAGCTGACCGCGCTCCTGGAGGCGGCGCAGGGCGAGCTGCTGCGCCTGGTCGACCAGGCGCAGCGCGGCGAACGCCCCGAGCCCGACCCGCTGTCGCTGTCCTCCCCCTCCGCCACCGGCTACGCCCCTGTTGGCGGGGGTGCCCCCACTGCCCGCGCCGCGGCCGACGTCACCCCCGAGACGGTGGAGCGCCTGGTGCACGCCACCGTGCACGCCGCGCTCAAGGCCGTCGTGGACGTCTCGTCCCGCGGCCGCATCGAGGTCTTCGTCAACCTGGCCCGCCGGCTGCAGAACCTCGTCATCCGCTCCCTGGACGAACTGGACGGGCTGGAGAAGCAGGTCGAGGACCCGGACCTGCTGCACGGCCTCTTCCAGCTCGACCACCTCGTCACCAGGCTCCGCCGCCAGGTGGAGAGCCTGGCGATCCTCGGCGGCGCGGTGCCGCGCCGCATCAGCCGGCCGATGCCGGTGAACGCCGTGCTGCGCTCGGCGGTCTCGGAGGTCGAGGACTACGGGCGCGTCAAGCTGGTGCCGCCGATGACCGGCGTGCTGGAAGGTGCCGTCGCCCCCGACGTCATCCACCTGATCGCCGAACTCGTCGAGAACGCCGCCGGGTTCTCCCCGCCGGAGACCAAGGTCGAGCTGCGCGTCGAGCCGGCCGCGGCCGGTCTGGTCGTGGAGATCGACGACCGCGGCCTCGGGCTGCAGTCCGACACGCAGGACCGGATGAACACCCTGCTGAGCCGGGCCACGCCGCAGGTCGTGGACGAGCAGATCAAGGACGGCCGCATCGGCCTCCTCGTCGTCGCCCACCTCGCGCGCCGGCACCGGATCCCCGTCCAGCTCCAGCGCAACGTCTACGGCGGCTGCCGCGCCACGGTGCTGCTGCCCAACGCGCTGCTGATGGACCCGGAGGAGAAGGGCAAGCGCGCCGCCGCCGCGGCCACCCGCGAGCCGCAGTCCGCCGCCGCCGCACCGCAGCCGCAGGCCGCCGCGATCGCCGCGCCGCAGCCCGCGGTCCTCGCCGACGGCGCCGCCGAGCGCCGCCCGGCCGCCGTCGGGAGCGCCGCCCCCGCGTCGCTGCCCGCCGGTTCCGCCAATGGCGTGGCGCGACAACGGCAGCCGGGCGCCGCCGAGATCAACGGCGCGTCCCAGAGCACCGCCGCGTACGAGGCCACGGGCGGGCACCGGATCCCCGGTGGCCCCGAGACCACCGGCACGTACCAGATCACGGGGGCCCAGGAGATCACCGGCAGCCACGACATCCTCGGCGCCTACGACCACACCCCCGCCTACGACGGCACGGAGTACGAGAGCACCACCCCGTACGAGAACACCGCCGCCCACGAGCGCACCCCCGCGCACCCGGCGCCCGCCGCCGGCCACCCCGACGCCACCCCGCACACCACCGACCCCGTGGCCGGCTACACCCCTCGCCACGCCGCCCCGCCCCCCGCGGCGCCGGCCCCGGCTCCCGGGCAGCGCCCCCCGCTGCCCGAGCGCTCCGGCAGCCACCTGGTGCCCGAGCTGCGCCGCGAACCCGGTGTCCCCGGCGCCGCACCAGGCGCCGCGGCGCCGGCCCCCTCCTCCCCCCTGAACACGGGTCTGATGGCCAGCTTCACCGCCGGCTCCCGGGCCGCGGAGGACGGCGGCCAGCGCGCCGCCGACTACCCCGAAGAACCGGCCGGACCCGCCCCCACGCACCAGCACCGATCCACGGAAGGCCCCTCTTCGTGA
- a CDS encoding tetratricopeptide repeat protein: protein MRESGLTPTSLAGRVRELGRRRGLELRCTHTYVKRWLRGSFGASVPPELIAAVFSRRLGRDITPRDIAAPSPADYALTGGGTPIGRRLPPDDLGLRGPTTPLGAVRTAAQLWDADPRYALPPVSATDLRDSVRRWRRATPPAPPQRAVGSYRVGQPDIAKIHALTEHLAMLDNRYGGGAARSIAMTHLRTDVLPMLEGSYTAAVGRNLFRAASLVTHHTAHLLYDTGRHGAARRYLRLALDMAYHGHDRAFAAKILGTLAHQAVHLGDYREAVELSEAGLAEPGLTPAGRAVLHAMAARAHARLRDSRATAISLSHAESSLSAGTPAQEPVWLRYFSGAELHDEIAHCLVDLRQARAARPHAEHGIAARTDRYARSIAFTRVVLATAWLQQREVERACQVATGALRATEDIQSERVRGYLAGFRERLRPFRNVPAARDFSYKAARMLR, encoded by the coding sequence ATGCGGGAGTCCGGGCTCACCCCCACCTCCCTCGCCGGCCGGGTAAGGGAGCTGGGCCGGCGCCGCGGCCTCGAACTGCGCTGCACCCACACGTACGTCAAGCGCTGGCTGCGCGGCAGCTTCGGCGCCTCCGTGCCGCCCGAGCTGATCGCCGCCGTGTTCTCCCGGAGGCTCGGCCGCGACATCACCCCCCGCGACATCGCCGCCCCCTCCCCCGCCGACTACGCCCTCACCGGCGGGGGTACGCCGATCGGCCGCCGCCTCCCCCCCGACGACCTCGGCCTGCGCGGTCCGACGACGCCCCTCGGCGCCGTCCGCACCGCCGCCCAGCTCTGGGACGCCGACCCGCGCTACGCCCTGCCGCCCGTCTCCGCCACCGACCTGCGGGACTCCGTCCGCCGCTGGCGCCGTGCCACGCCGCCCGCGCCGCCGCAGCGCGCCGTGGGCTCGTACCGCGTCGGACAGCCGGACATCGCGAAGATCCACGCGCTGACCGAGCACCTGGCGATGCTCGACAACCGCTACGGCGGCGGCGCCGCCCGGTCGATCGCGATGACCCACCTCCGTACCGACGTGCTGCCGATGCTCGAAGGCAGCTACACGGCCGCGGTCGGCCGCAACCTGTTCCGCGCCGCCTCCCTCGTCACCCACCACACCGCGCATCTGCTGTACGACACCGGCAGGCACGGCGCCGCCCGGCGCTATCTGCGGCTCGCGCTCGACATGGCGTACCACGGCCACGACCGCGCGTTCGCCGCCAAGATCCTCGGCACGCTCGCCCACCAGGCGGTCCACCTCGGCGACTACCGCGAGGCCGTCGAACTCTCCGAAGCCGGCCTCGCCGAACCCGGCCTGACCCCCGCCGGACGCGCCGTGCTGCACGCGATGGCGGCCCGCGCGCACGCCCGCTTGCGCGACTCGCGCGCGACCGCCATCTCCCTCTCGCACGCCGAGAGTTCGCTGTCCGCCGGCACCCCCGCCCAGGAGCCGGTCTGGCTGCGCTACTTCAGCGGCGCGGAGTTGCACGACGAGATCGCGCACTGCCTCGTCGACCTGCGGCAGGCGCGCGCCGCCCGGCCGCACGCGGAGCACGGGATCGCGGCGCGCACGGACCGGTACGCGCGCAGCATCGCGTTCACGCGCGTCGTGCTGGCCACCGCGTGGCTCCAGCAGCGGGAGGTCGAGCGCGCCTGCCAGGTGGCGACGGGCGCGCTGCGGGCGACGGAGGACATCCAGTCGGAGCGGGTACGGGGCTATCTCGCCGGGTTCCGGGAGCGGCTGCGGCCGTTCCGGAACGTGCCGGCGGCGCGGGACTTCTCGTACAAGGCGGCGCGGATGCTGCGCTGA
- a CDS encoding roadblock/LC7 domain-containing protein: MSESLDWLLANFVQQVASARSAVVASTDGVRMHAHDLDTASADRLAAVATGLFSLGAGIGTDTVRGVRQVLVEHEDVVLCVMAAGPGAVLAVLAEPDADLGVIGYEMGQLVKRVPTHLTSPARTAAAAAPGSVR, encoded by the coding sequence GTGAGCGAAAGCCTCGACTGGCTTCTGGCCAACTTCGTCCAGCAGGTCGCCAGCGCCCGCAGCGCCGTCGTCGCCTCGACGGACGGCGTGCGGATGCACGCCCACGACCTCGACACCGCCTCCGCCGACCGGCTCGCCGCGGTGGCCACCGGGCTCTTCTCGCTCGGCGCCGGCATCGGCACCGACACCGTGCGCGGCGTGCGCCAGGTGCTCGTGGAACACGAGGACGTCGTGCTGTGCGTGATGGCCGCGGGCCCCGGCGCCGTCCTGGCGGTGCTCGCCGAGCCGGACGCGGACCTGGGCGTGATCGGCTACGAGATGGGCCAGTTGGTCAAGCGCGTCCCGACCCACCTCACCTCGCCCGCACGGACCGCCGCGGCCGCGGCGCCGGGCTCCGTCCGGTGA
- a CDS encoding DUF742 domain-containing protein produces MTSYDDAPWVEDGAPRLRPYAVTGGRTTPTRRLALETLVMAARTLPRVPLTPEHDETLRECRAGPRSVAEVAGRLGLPVAVTKILLCDLLDTCALILTAPAGPPDPTDPYLLEKVLVGLRNL; encoded by the coding sequence ATGACGTCGTACGACGATGCCCCCTGGGTGGAGGACGGAGCCCCGCGGTTACGCCCGTACGCGGTCACCGGCGGGCGGACCACGCCGACCCGCAGGCTGGCCCTGGAGACGCTGGTCATGGCCGCCAGGACGCTGCCGCGGGTGCCGCTGACGCCGGAGCACGACGAGACGCTGCGGGAGTGCCGCGCGGGCCCGCGCTCGGTGGCGGAGGTGGCCGGCCGGCTCGGGCTGCCGGTGGCGGTGACCAAGATCCTGCTGTGCGACCTGCTCGACACCTGCGCGCTCATCCTGACGGCGCCCGCGGGCCCGCCAGACCCCACCGACCCATACCTACTGGAGAAGGTCCTTGTCGGACTACGCAATCTCTGA
- a CDS encoding RidA family protein: MQHIVRPDGSPPVNGYSHAVTCTGTMVAVSGQVPLDEAGRLVGANDAEAQVRQVFANLTTALRAAGSGLEHVVKLTVYLTDLDDLPAFRRVRDEIQNPALPPASSLVQVAGLVSPEFRVEVDALAVVPG, from the coding sequence ATGCAGCACATCGTCCGACCCGACGGATCCCCGCCGGTCAACGGCTACAGCCACGCCGTGACGTGCACGGGCACCATGGTCGCCGTCTCCGGCCAGGTGCCGCTGGACGAGGCCGGCCGCCTGGTGGGCGCGAACGACGCGGAGGCACAGGTGCGCCAGGTCTTCGCGAACCTCACGACGGCGCTGCGGGCGGCGGGATCCGGCCTGGAGCACGTGGTGAAGCTGACGGTCTACCTGACGGACCTCGACGACCTGCCGGCGTTCCGCCGCGTACGGGACGAGATCCAGAACCCGGCGCTGCCGCCGGCGAGTTCGCTGGTGCAGGTGGCGGGTCTGGTGAGCCCGGAGTTCCGGGTGGAGGTGGACGCGCTGGCGGTGGTTCCGGGGTGA